Within Triticum dicoccoides isolate Atlit2015 ecotype Zavitan chromosome 1B, WEW_v2.0, whole genome shotgun sequence, the genomic segment AAATGATTCATAATAGACTTTAACCGAAAAGTACAAACATGAATATCAAACATGCAATATATGCTTCATGAAAAAaggcatgacagaaaaaaaaaagcATAATATGAAGAACACTCATATATCTTCATGGATGACTTGCACCACCCATTATTGCCACTCCCAAAACCCTGTCATGTAGCTCCTCCACCTAGCTTCGAAGCTAAAATCTGTGACTTCGCGATCTGCAGATATTGTAGCGCTTTTGGGTCAGATCTAGCAGTGTTTGTTAACatgatcttgtgttcttgctccatctTTTTGGTCCGCACCTCCTCCTGAAATGTCCTCAGTTTCTCTTCTTCGATTTGTACCTTCCGCTCTTCCATTGCCTTTCGCTCTGCCCACCTCAGGTCCTTCttcattttttttgcttcctccaccTTACTTTTGTTTGCTTTGATCTCTTCAACAACACTCTTGAACACAACATCACTTCCATTCTTCGGTTTCTCTTTCTCTCCTTTCCTCCCAGGTGGTCTTTTCGCATGAACAATGGGAGATTGAGATGTGTTTCCCTGTTATCCGTGGTAACGTCATCATTGGTATCTACTGCATTAGTTCTAGCCTTCTTCTTGGGATGAAGATGATCATCATCCCTGCACTTCCACTTCTCATTGTTCTTGAGCAAAGCCCAACAGTGATAGAACATAAAAGGCCTTGCTCTTGGATCCCTTTGCTGTAGAAATCATTTGTGTAGCTCAGGTGTGAAATATCGAATATGATATTAAAAATTTGAGAGTAAACAATTTGAACAATAATATGAACAACAAATACTCATCAGCATGTCCTCTGTCATTCCACTTGGTTTTGCACTTTCAACATTTGTAACATCAAACAATGAGTGATTTAATAGTGCGCACGATACCAATAGTAACATTGCAATGATAATATCACTTAGAAGGAAAGAAGATGAACATTGAAATGATAAAACAGAAAATAATATCACTTAGAAGGAGGTAGCTTGAATCACTTAGAAGCCAGGGATGGTGACGCATCGAGATCAGCGTAGGTGGTGTAGCGAAGCCCGTTGTCGAGGCGGCGTCTAAAGGACTCTATCTACGAGGGGGCGTCTGAAGTGCCCAACTATTAACGCATGTTCTCACCACCAATGTAGAAAAATTTCAGGTGGTTCTAGACGTTTTGCGCTGGTAATCATTCGAGGGCAGCCGTTATCACCCTCCCGGACGGCGGCGTGTCTCACGTGCCTCCCTCGCCGCGCTCCTCTCTCCGGCAAAGCACGACCTCGGCACGCGACGTGCGTCCCTCGGGCGCTGGACAAGCCAACCAGCGTCGTCTCCAGTGTCCTGGCCTTTGGCCTCATCTCCGCCTGAACCGCACCGACCTCCCACAAAGCCCCAATCACCGATGTCCCGCCGCCTGAACCGCACCGACCTCCCGCAAAGCCGCAAGCACTGACCTCCCACGCAtgtcctccctctctttcttctctctctctctctctctctctctctctNNNNNNNNNNNNNNNNNNNNNNNNNNNNNNNNNNNNNNNNNNNNNNNNNNNNNNNNNNNNNNNNNNNNNNNNNNNNNNNNNNNNNNNNNNNNNNNNNNNNNNNNNNNNNNNNNNNNTGATCCATCGATGGTGAAGAACTTGTATCAATAGTTGGGCCCAATTCTATGGCACCTACTACGCACACACAAGAAACATACACAGCCAGCTCCCCCGAATTGCAGATGTCACGTCCACATTAATCGGCTGTCAGCCCCAAATAGGAGAAAAACTAGATCCTTGCAGGTTTAAGTTATGTATAAGTACTACACCAATATAGTATGATGTATGATCTATCGGGCTTTGCAGAACTGATCAAACTTGAGCTTTGGTCTGGAATATGTGGAGCTGAGTATGGCTGCAGCCACGACGGCGTTGGCGGTCTCGGTGAGGTGCACGCCGTCCCAGCTGATGAACTTTGAGCCGTCAGCGCAGACCGTTGAATTCGAAGACTGGCAGCTCCTGCTCAAATCATAGTTGTACGGTGGCCCTCCGTACCCGCAACACGTCATCAATGGACTGTCAAAACCTGGAGAAATGCAATTGATTTAGTAATATCACCAGATATATCATCCGAATCAAAGACATTTGATCAGCTCACCGTATTTGGTGTGGTTGGCCACAAGGTCATACTTGATGGCAAAGAGATCGGTGTACACAACGGTCGCGTTTTTCAGCTCTACACTCAGCTGATCGCAGAGGCTGCCTAGCGCGGTGTTGAACGCGACCGCAGCCCTGTTGTATGTGCTGAGGCAGCCATTCTGATCAAGGTCACTGTCATTTTTACGTGGAATAGAGAGCTTCTGAGGCAGGCAGCCAAGAGCCCCTGTTCCGTGTATCCAGAAGTTCCGGCTCCCGTTGCCATACAGAAGCTGCAATTTTTGAAGAAAGCAGAGTTGTGGTTGTCCGTCCTGGCAGCAAGTGAAAAGGGTATGGTAATTTATACTACAAAAGGCAAAAAAAGAAAACTTCACCTGAACAGCATACTTAATCTCCGCAAGTATTGGAGGCAACTTGGCGACTACTTGGTCGTAAGGCAAGTTGGACAGAAGAGCATTAATATCATTCTGTCCTATGTCTATGATATATAGAGCATTTTGGAACGCTTCTGCATCGATTGGAGCTTCCTGGCCTGTGTATAGCAACAAGTTTGCTCATTTACTATCAACTGTATAGCTCCGCGCGTCTTACTTCATTTGGATTTGAGAGAAAATACATGGCAAACAAACCTTGATTGATGAGTTCCAAGGATCTGGCTTTAAAGAAGAAGAATTCTTGCACCTGTCCATGCAATACAAAAAGGGCGTCCCGTGGTAGTGTTGTTGAACCGCTAATAGCGAAATTCACTCCATTACTGTAATTAGAACCAATTGCCTTCAGATAAGGGCTCAGATAGCTTATGTTTAAGCTTTCACCTGGATATATTTTGGTCATTCATGGACCCACTATTAGTAAGGCCAACAACCATACTCAATAATTAGATACTGCTTCTCATGAACATGTACGTGAGTCAGATTAGATGAGCAAAACACACCAGCAGCAAAGTATTAACTCCGATAAAAGTTGTCGTCTTATTAGACATTAACTTGTATAATATTCAAGATGAAACTTTGAACATCAATTTATGTACAGACATGTAGCCTCACATAAAAATAATTATACATTATAAGAATATGTTTCATGATAACTCTAGTAATACCAATTGATGTTTTTATACGAGTGTTTATCAGAAAGATAACACATTTGAGCCCCAagtgaaaaaaaattaatacttaGGAAAGCAAAATTTTAAGCAGTATACTTCTCTTCAGATAGGGCCCCAAACTAAGGTTTTTTCTTAAATTTTAAAAGCACACATAAGCTCAAAAAAATTACACACATGGGACACTTTTTTTATTTGAAACCGGGGAACCTTATGACTCAATCCATTAATTAAGAAGAACATAGTTGCCCGGTTAATTAGCAAAAAAACGGGTGAAAACCGTCGCGACCTGTTGATCATTCACCCACAAGATACGACACACACACCACCGCTAGAGAACCTTGTCGAGGAAGCACATTTTGTCATCCTCACCACTTCTCCCCAAGCAAGCGACTATGACTTCATTGTAggtagtcctggccatctcagacccggccctgtcggcccacccaggcctggccctaaaatccagggcctaggcccgatgggcttgcccatgggccgggcttgggcctgacttttgagcccaccagtagggcctggacgggcttgggcttggcatattggcattttaaggaagaggcccggcccacggccctaagcccttagggctttttaccagatgggccgggcttgggcttgaaaagtaggcccagtgatagggcctgggagggcctgggcctcagttttctgcTGTGGGCTCTTTTAGGCCCGacccaagcccggcccggcccggcccatggccagatataaTTGTAGGCGCCCTCTGACCAAGCCCGCGCCGCAGAGGCCGCAAGAAGCCACATGAAGATCCATGCCAGGCAACCAGCCACCCGCGTTGGTGACAGCGCAGCTCTGACTCTGAGGTCAAGCTACGAACGACAACTATGCAAGGCCAGCGCCGCGAAAGACTACCTAccgctcgtcatcatcatcacccggACTCTTCCACCGCAGCTCCGACTTCGCCGTAACAAACAACCAGAGGCAATACCACGGACACGCCGTAGAGTCGACCAACATCATGTAGAATTATTTTTTATAATAAATTCTACATGAGGATAATTGCGTGCTTCTGTGTCCCTCAACTTAGTGGTATAGTCCAGAATAAAGGCAATTAGAAGAGTGGCGTTCTTATAATTAGCCAAAAATAATGGCAGAAGATCAGTTGGCTTCAGGACTAGTTGGATATGTGCAAAGTTCCCTATTTTAGGGAAAAAAAAAACTGTGCCCTTGGTCACAGATTCACATCCCCAGCCGTTGGATTTCAGATAACAGGACAGATCGATCCATCACATGATTGTCGGCACATAAAAGTCCGGTTGTGACATATTTGAAGTTGTGAACAATAATATTATCTCCATCAATAATGAAGAACTGAAGTAGACGTCACTGAATGCATGAGTGCCACCAGTTGGCGCTCAAGCATTGAATGCTGACATGAAAAGTCTGAGGCAGAGTTTGGACGCTGAGGCGCACCGACGCACGCCATTAACTGAAGGTGGAGACAGACAGAGACAGAGGGGCCAACGGGCCTCCCGTGTGGCTTTGAACAGTTGGGCTTTGAATTGATCATGGATATCCTTCGGTTCAAAAGGACAGGGTTTGAAATTGAATGAAGATATGGATGGAGGGACCAACTAATGCAGCGCATgatgcaaaagaaaagaaaaaaaaatgttgGTTAGCTAGTACTACTCCGGTGGATAAGTTACTTCAGGTTGAGCCGTGCCACGCCTGCCTACCATCATGTGCATAAGACGGAATGAATATTTTGCTACTGTACATTGCTAGTGAGTCCCTTCAGAATGAAGGGCATTTCACTGAAAATACGACCAAATGCACCGTTCTAGAGTATACGGGATCTGAGTTAAGTTTTCGCGGTATGCGCACAGGCTCTGGCTGGCTTCACTCGAATGAGATTAAGCTGACGACCAATCTGTCAGTGTCAGTGTCAGTGTCAATGTCGGCGAGGGCTGTGTTTCCACTTGAGAAGTTTACCACGGTGCTTTTTTATTTACCACCGTACGCCGCGCACAAATCTACCCGTTGCACAGTGTCGCCAAGCACGGGTTTGTTTGTTCGACGAGGGTAGCGACAGAAAAAGCAGAATCTCGGAGATAGAATACTCTGGTTTTGGGTCGGGGGGATCGGAAACGGAACTCACAGAGGAAGTCGATGACGAGCCGGCCGTCGCAGAAGCGGCCGGTGGGGTGGTGGAAGAAGGCGCGGCCCTCCGGCGGCGCGAtgtgccaccccttggccgccgccatgCCGCCCGTGTCGGAGTTGGAGTCGCCGAAGTTGAACACCACCGGCCGCGCGCCGGGGTTGCAGCTGAACCCGCCCGCCGCGGCCTGCGCCGGCGACGGCGAGAGCGTCAGTGCGAGCGCCACCGCAAGCGCCAGCGCGAGGGCTGGCCGTGGCGCGCTGCCGCCTGCTGCCGCTGCCGACATTGACGACCTTGGACTTGGACCTCTGTCTGTGTATAGCATGTGCAGTGCCGTGCCCTGTCGTGTCCCTCTCACTTTTCTTTCTACTATCTCT encodes:
- the LOC119319489 gene encoding GDSL esterase/lipase LIP-4-like codes for the protein MLYTDRGPSPRSSMSAAAAGGSAPRPALALALAVALALTLSPSPAQAAAGGFSCNPGARPVVFNFGDSNSDTGGMAAAKGWHIAPPEGRAFFHHPTGRFCDGRLVIDFLCESLNISYLSPYLKAIGSNYSNGVNFAISGSTTLPRDALFVLHGQVQEFFFFKARSLELINQGQEAPIDAEAFQNALYIIDIGQNDINALLSNLPYDQVVAKLPPILAEIKYAVQLLYGNGSRNFWIHGTGALGCLPQKLSIPRKNDSDLDQNGCLSTYNRAAVAFNTALGSLCDQLSVELKNATVVYTDLFAIKYDLVANHTKYGFDSPLMTCCGYGGPPYNYDLSRSCQSSNSTVCADGSKFISWDGVHLTETANAVVAAAILSSTYSRPKLKFDQFCKAR